The DNA region GCTTGCTGGCCGCGTCGAGGATCTGGTAGGTGCCGTCGGCGTTCAGCTGGACGATCTGGTTGAACGTCTTCCAGGTGCTGATCCGGGCGGTCAGGCCCTGTGACGTCGGGCCGCTGTTGTTGCCGGTCTTCGTGGGCACCTGGTCCCCCACCGCGAGCGGGCAGACGTTCTCCGCGCCGCTGATCTCGTTCTTGTAGTCACTGGCCCCGTTCGCGGCCGAGCAGAGCTGGCCGTTCACGAACTGCGGCGACAGCGCGCCGTTGTTCGCGTTGGCCGTGTCCTTGGTGTAGATCGGGAACTGCGCGCCGGGCGTGTACTGGCCCTGCAGCACGCCCCACGGCATCATGTTCTGCTGGGGCACGACGCGCGTGAACGACTGGATGGTCGCGCGGGAACTGGCCGTGATGACGACCGAGTTGTGGCCGAACAGGCGGGTGAACCACGTCGACCGGGTGCGTGAGGCGGTCACGGTGACCGAGTCGCCCGCCGTCTGGTTCATCGTGATGGTGTAGCTGACGCTGTCGCTGCCCAGCCCGTTGTTGGCGTACTGCGCGGCCGCGGCCGTCCGCGCGGCGCTCTGCGAGACCGGTAGCCGGCTCGCGCCGGCCAGCGCGGCGGCATCGGTGGCGGCCTGGACGGACCGCTTCGCCTGGTACCACGCTCCGACGTCGATCGCGAGCGCGCAGGCGCCGAGCAGCGACATCATGAACACGGTGATCATGACGAGCGACTGCCCCCGCTCAGCGCGGTGGCCGTGTCGACGATGTGAGTGGCTCATTCGGCGGTGCCACCTCGGTGTGGGGATGGGAGCGTGGGCGCGCGGGGGGTAGCGCCTCTCTCACTGTCATCGAACGGCGCGCCGGTGACACCCCCTGAAAGGGGGAACGTCCGAGCCGCGGGTCTCACACGAGCCCCGGGATCAGGCGCTTGGTGCCCTCCGCGTAGGTCGCGTACTCGGGGAACTCCGCGCGCAGCGTCGCCTCCTCGTAGTGCGTCCGCATCAGCTGGAGCACGAGGCAGACCGCCCAGGCGCCGAGCGCGATCGTCCATCGCTGCGACCCGGCAGCGATGCCGAGCGCGGCGAGCAGCTCGCCGAGATAGAGCGGATGGCGGACGAGGCGGTACGGCCCGCGGGTGACGAGCCCCCGGACGTCGGGCAGCACGCCGAAGCAGCGGCCGAGCACCGCGACCGATGCCAGCGCGAACGCGAGGCCGCCGAGGATGAGGCCGTCGCCGAGGACGACGCGCACCCCCGCGCCGCTCGAGCCGGCCGTTATGCCGAGCACGATCAGCGCAGCCTGCGCCCCGAGCGCGGCCGCGGCGCCCGACACGCTCGTGCCGCGGCGAAGCGGGGTGGGGCGGACGTTGACGAGCACGGCGAACATCAGCCACAACCCGCCGCTCAGCGCATGGAAGGCGGCGTCCGCCGCGCCGTGCGACCGCAGCGCCGCGACGCCTGTGAGCGCCGCCATGCCGCCGAAGAGGAACGTCGGGAGGCCGCGCGAGCCGAGCAGGGACAGGATGGTCCGGGGCCGCATCGCCGACGTATCGGCGGGGGCGGCCGGTCGCTTGAGGCCTGCTACTCGACGCGCATCGTCGTGGTCGAGCTGAGCGTGCCCGACTTGGCGATGATTCCCATGAGGCTGATCGAGTACGGGTAGGTCACCTTGACCGACACGTCCGTGCCCTGCGCGAAGGTGGGGCTGTTCGGGTAGGTGACCGTGATGCTGGACTGCTTGAGACCCGGGGC from Gaiellales bacterium includes:
- a CDS encoding isoprenylcysteine carboxylmethyltransferase family protein is translated as MRPRTILSLLGSRGLPTFLFGGMAALTGVAALRSHGAADAAFHALSGGLWLMFAVLVNVRPTPLRRGTSVSGAAAALGAQAALIVLGITAGSSGAGVRVVLGDGLILGGLAFALASVAVLGRCFGVLPDVRGLVTRGPYRLVRHPLYLGELLAALGIAAGSQRWTIALGAWAVCLVLQLMRTHYEEATLRAEFPEYATYAEGTKRLIPGLV
- a CDS encoding pilus assembly protein TadG-related protein, yielding MSHSHRRHGHRAERGQSLVMITVFMMSLLGACALAIDVGAWYQAKRSVQAATDAAALAGASRLPVSQSAARTAAAAQYANNGLGSDSVSYTITMNQTAGDSVTVTASRTRSTWFTRLFGHNSVVITASSRATIQSFTRVVPQQNMMPWGVLQGQYTPGAQFPIYTKDTANANNGALSPQFVNGQLCSAANGASDYKNEISGAENVCPLAVGDQVPTKTGNNSGPTSQGLTARISTWKTFNQIVQLNADGTYQILDAASKQLVLIPVVVNLNGSSTWPNGSSANMKVVGFAWFVILSCGTPPSTSQCSSSDGKQVNGEFVGLDTPDTSYTTGAWTGSAADAYTVSLTA